The genomic DNA GAGACCTACTGGTCACGGCCTATTCCAATTTCAGCCGCAATCGCAATTTCGGTCACATGATCGGCAAAGGCTACAATGTGCGCACGGCCATGATGGAGATGAATATGGTGGCCGAAGGCTACTATGCTGTGAAGAGCCTGATAGCAATGAATGAGAAGTACGAGTGTGAGATTCCGATCACCAAAGCAGTCTATCGCATACTATACGAGAAGAATGCTCCTAAACTGGAGTTCTATCTCCTTGCTGATAAGTTGACTTAAGAGATTCTCGATCATGGCTTTTGATGAACAACTCGGAAATCGGCTCAGAGACATGCTCTCACCTCTCGATAGCGTCACCGAGAAGAAGATGTTCGGTGGCCTGTGCTTTCTGTACAAAGGGAAGATGGTCTGCGGGGTGGTCAAGGATGATCTCGTATTCCGTATCCAATCTCCGTACTATGAGAGTGTGTTGACCGAAGTCCACATGCGACCCATGGATTTCACAGGTAAGGTGATGAAGGAATTCATATTCGCTGCACCTCAGGCATTTGCTGACGAGCAGTCCTTGAATCGTCTAGTGGAGTATGGATTGCAACATGCTCGAAGCAAGCTGACAAAATAGGACTAAGGCATGCTTATTGCGGCTATTTTTGCACTATGAAACTGATACTCATTGCCATAGGATTGGTCGGACTGGCCTTTGCCGGAATCGCTATCAAACTCTTAGTAAAGAAGGATGGTGAATTCGCGGGAACATGTGCGAGTAACAGCCCATTTCTGAATAAGGAAGGAGAAGCCTGCTCTTTCTGTGGCGCCATGCCAGATGAGCAGTGCAAGAAAGAGGACTAGATCTCAATTTAAATGGGGGTCAGAATGGCTGAAGATGCCACTCGATCCTAGTCCGCATTCACATCCGAGAACCTTCCTGTCCCCTTCATTCGATTCTCCCCATTCTCATCATAAATGAATAGGACCTCCATGCTCTCACCCAGACCTTTGTTCAACATGGCCAAAGACTCTTCCACTCCCATGACCAGAAAGGCCGTGGCATAGGCATCTGCTTCCATAGCCGTAGGGGCAATGACCGTCACACTGAGTAGACTATGATTCACCGGATAGCCACTGCGAGGGTCTATGCAGTGCGAGAAACGTTTTCCATCCCGCTCTTGATACTTGCGATAGCTGCCTGAGGTAGCAATAGACTCGTCATGAAGTTCCAATTTCTTGAGGATCTCCCGTTCTCCTTCTTGAGGTTTCTCGATTCCGATGGACCATGGACTTCCATCCAACTTCTGACCTTTGACCAACACTTCGCCCCCCAGTTCTATCATATAGTTCTGAATGCCTTCTTCTTCCAATAGCGCCCCTAGTGCATCTACGGAGTAGCCCTGAGCAATCCCATTGAAATCGACCTGTGTCTCAGCAGGCTTGACCAGTGCGATCTCCGGACCGATTGCAGCGATATGCATCTTCCATTCACCTATGTGATGATGAGCAAGAAGGGATTCCACTGAAGGAATGGTATCCGCATCAGGTGGAATCGCACCGAAGCCCCATACTTTGACCAGGGGATATACCGTAGGGTCGAATGCACCTTTGGTCCGCCTGAATACCTCATAAGAACTTTTGAATACAGGAATGAAATGCACGTCCTTGGAGGGAATCTGTAACAAGGAATCTCCGCTGTTGTTTATTTCACTGATGAATGAGTCTTCTCGCCAGAGATTCATGCTCAGATCGATCTCTTCCAGCACTCGGGAGACCTCTTCGCTCAGGTCAGGAGCAGATTCTCCGTGATACTTGATACTGAAGGTAGTCCCTTGAGCCTTACCTGTGAGTTGTGTCATCTCATCGCGAGGTGCACAGGCCACCATCAATAAGAGGAAAGAAAAACAGAAGAAAGCTGTTCGGTTCATTTGGTCGTTTGTCCGCCACCCATCTGGGCATATACTTCGTTATTGGCCTCCCACAGCTCGATCTTATTGCCTTCAGGATCCATGATATGGACGAATTTTCCGTACTCATACTCCTCTATCTCATCACATATCTCTACCCCTTCTTCTTTGAGGACTTCTACTAGACCTGCAAGATCCTCTACCCGATAGTTGACCATGAAGTCTGCCTTGCCGGGCTCCATGTACTTGCTATCGGAACTGAAGGTGCTCCACTGAAGGAAATTGGCTTCCTCGGGATTCTCTGCATTTCGAAATTCGAAGGTGCTTCCGTAGTCATTGGTCACCAATCCGAGGTGCTTACCATACCATTCCCTGGTCTTGTCGGGATCCTTGCATTTGAAGAATATCCCACCGATACCGATCACTCGCTTTTTCATCTTATCTGAATAATAGTCGTAATACTTTCATCTTCCATGCACGGTAAGGTACGTACCGGATAGGCACATCGATCCACGTACCTGTCTTCAAGATACTTTTCTTATGTGAGAAGGTGTCAAAGCCCTTCTTCCCATGATAGTGCCCTAATCCGCTCGTTCCGATTCCTCCAAAAGGAACATAGGGGTTGGATATCTGGATCAAACAATTATTGATACACCCTCCTCCGAATGGAACCGACTGCATCAATTCCTCCTGCTTCTTCCTATCCTTGGAAAAGAGATAGAAGGCTAAAGGAAAGGGGTTCTGTCCCAACTTCTCTTGCAGATCTGCCTCATCCGTATAGGCGATCACCGGAAGGATAGGTCCGAATATCTCCTCTTGCATCAATGCGCTATCCATGCCAGGCTCATCCACGATACATAGCCCCAATTTGAGATCATCTGCATCTACCAGACCGCCTGATATCTCTTCCTGACCGTCCAAGTAACTCAACAAGGTCTCGAATCGCTTCAAGTTGATGATACGGGAGAACCCATCCAGCCCTCCATACTTCTCCATCACCTCATCGGCCTCTAGCTCCAATCGTCTCAACAATGGGGTCTTTACCTCATGATGGACAAATACATGATCAGGAGCGATGCAGGTCTGCCCAGCATTGAAGGCCTTTCCCCAGATAATCCGTTTGGCAGTAACCTTCAGATCAGCGGTGGAATCAACGATAGCCGGGCTCTTACCCCCGAGTTCCAAGGTCACCGGAATGAGTTTTTCGGCCGCAGCAGCCATGATCAAATGACCTACCCGTGTACTGCCCGTGAAGAAGATATGGTCGAAACGGAAATTCCCTGTGATCAGATTCGGAATAATATCCGTGTCATCGATACGAATGGTGTCTATGTACCGCTCATCGAAGTGTTTGGATATCATCTGATCCACAATCTCGGAGGTATGCGGAGTTTGAGAGGGTAATTTCAGAACGGCCGTGTTGCCTGCTGCCATGGCCCCCAATAAAGGGTCAAGGATGAGCATAAAGGGATAGTTCCACGGTGCCAGAATGAGCACCTGTCCCTTGGGGACCGAATAGACCTTGCTCCGTGTAGGGAAATGGGCAATGGAAGTTGGCTCACGTTCAACGGCCATCCAATCTTTCAGATAGCGTAAGGTGTGCCGGATCTCATTGTACATATACCCCACCTCGCTGCCAT from Flavobacteriales bacterium includes the following:
- a CDS encoding TfoX/Sxy family protein, with product MAFDEQLGNRLRDMLSPLDSVTEKKMFGGLCFLYKGKMVCGVVKDDLVFRIQSPYYESVLTEVHMRPMDFTGKVMKEFIFAAPQAFADEQSLNRLVEYGLQHARSKLTK
- a CDS encoding membrane or secreted protein → MKLILIAIGLVGLAFAGIAIKLLVKKDGEFAGTCASNSPFLNKEGEACSFCGAMPDEQCKKED
- a CDS encoding FAD:protein FMN transferase, which codes for MNRTAFFCFSFLLLMVACAPRDEMTQLTGKAQGTTFSIKYHGESAPDLSEEVSRVLEEIDLSMNLWREDSFISEINNSGDSLLQIPSKDVHFIPVFKSSYEVFRRTKGAFDPTVYPLVKVWGFGAIPPDADTIPSVESLLAHHHIGEWKMHIAAIGPEIALVKPAETQVDFNGIAQGYSVDALGALLEEEGIQNYMIELGGEVLVKGQKLDGSPWSIGIEKPQEGEREILKKLELHDESIATSGSYRKYQERDGKRFSHCIDPRSGYPVNHSLLSVTVIAPTAMEADAYATAFLVMGVEESLAMLNKGLGESMEVLFIYDENGENRMKGTGRFSDVNAD
- a CDS encoding VOC family protein — translated: MKKRVIGIGGIFFKCKDPDKTREWYGKHLGLVTNDYGSTFEFRNAENPEEANFLQWSTFSSDSKYMEPGKADFMVNYRVEDLAGLVEVLKEEGVEICDEIEEYEYGKFVHIMDPEGNKIELWEANNEVYAQMGGGQTTK
- a CDS encoding aldehyde dehydrogenase family protein, producing the protein MATSVAHIQDVYHAQREFFRSGATRPYRFRKAQIKKLHSAIKEYEPQILEALKQDLGKPEFEAYGSEVGYMYNEIRHTLRYLKDWMAVEREPTSIAHFPTRSKVYSVPKGQVLILAPWNYPFMLILDPLLGAMAAGNTAVLKLPSQTPHTSEIVDQMISKHFDERYIDTIRIDDTDIIPNLITGNFRFDHIFFTGSTRVGHLIMAAAAEKLIPVTLELGGKSPAIVDSTADLKVTAKRIIWGKAFNAGQTCIAPDHVFVHHEVKTPLLRRLELEADEVMEKYGGLDGFSRIINLKRFETLLSYLDGQEEISGGLVDADDLKLGLCIVDEPGMDSALMQEEIFGPILPVIAYTDEADLQEKLGQNPFPLAFYLFSKDRKKQEELMQSVPFGGGCINNCLIQISNPYVPFGGIGTSGLGHYHGKKGFDTFSHKKSILKTGTWIDVPIRYVPYRAWKMKVLRLLFR